CTTGCGTGCCGCTTCCTGTTGCAGGGTCGAGGTGGTGAAGGGCGGGGCGGGGGACCGCTTGGCCGGCTTCTTCTCGACCGACTTGATAGTGAAGTCGCCGCTATGGACGGCCTCGCGCGCGGCCATGGCCATGGCCTCGGACACGATGTCCAGGCGCTGGACCCGCTTGCCTTCATGCTTGACCAGGCGGGCGGTGAAGGGCGGGCTGTCAGCGATCAGGTCGGCCTCGACCGACCAGTATTCCTGAGCCTTAAACCGCTCGATCTCCATCTCGCGGTCGACGACGATGCGCAGGGCGACCGACTGCACCCGTCCCGCCGAACGGGCGCCCGGCAGCTTGCGCCACAGCACCGGCGACAGGTTGAAGCCCACCAGATAGTCCAGCGCCCGGCGCGCCAGATAGGCGTCCACCAGCTCCATATCCAGCTGGCGCGGGTTGGCCATGGCCTCCAGCACGGCGGACTTGGTGATGGCGTTGAAGGTGACGCGCTGGACGTCCTTGTCCTTCAGCGCCTTCTTCTTGTTCAGGATCTCCAGAACGTGCCAGCTGATCGCCTCTCCCTCGCGGTCGGGGTCGGTGGCCAGGATGACGCGGTCGGCGGCCTTGGCGGCCTCGGCGATCTCGGACAGGCGCTTGGAAGCCTTGGCGTCGACCTCCCAGTGCATGGCGAAGTCATCGTCGGGCAGCACCGAGCCGTCCTTGGACGGCAGGTCGCGGACGTGGCCGTAGGAAGCCAGAACCTTATAGTCCGAGCCCAGGTATTTATTGATGGTCTTGGCCTTGGCGGGGCTCTCGACGATGACGAGATTCATGGCGCTCTATCGGGGAAAAGGGGGCGCGAACGTGGTTGCGGCGCGCTCGGAAGTCAATCGGCGCATTTTAGTTGGGCAACCTTTCCGGGTAACGCGAGTTTGCAAACCATTGTAAGTTGTGTTCCTCTGAGGCGTTCTCGGGAGGGTTGACGATGAGCCAAACAGCACAGCGACGCCGCCAGGCGCCAAGCCCGGATCTGACGGACTATCCGGTTCGTGAATATGTAGCCGCCATGGCTATGGAGCTTGCCGGCATGGCCCGCTGGGACGGGGACGAACGGTTGGCCGGCATTCTTGAAAACGCGGCGGATCTGGCCCGCCGCACCGCCCCTGCCTAGACCGAGGCCATGCCGCCGGGCAGCAAGGTCGCCCGCCCTGCGAGATCAAGCTCCAGCAGGGCGGCGGCTGTTTCCGCGATTGACAATCTCGCCGCTCGGGCCAGTTCGTCGCGGCTGACCGGCGATGGGGACAGCAGGGCTTCTACCCGTTCCAGCACGTCGTCTTCGATCTGGTCAGGTCGGCCGGCGTCGAACGGCGAATCAGCGGGCGACTCTCGCAGGGTTCGCAGAGAGGCGAATGCCCGCTCGATGTCCTCCATCCCTTCACACAGGATAGCGCCCTGGCGCAGTAGTTCGTTCGGCCCTCGGGAGCGGGGGTCCAGCGGCGAGCCGGGCACGGCGAAGACGTCGCGGCCCTGTTCGCCCGCCAGCCGGGCGGTGATCAGCGAGCCTGAGCGGATTTCCGCCTCGACCACGACCACGCCACGCGACAGGCCCGAGATGATGCGGTTGCGGCGCGGGAAGTCGCGCGCCTGCGCCCGCGCGCCGACAGGGCTTTCCGAGACGATGCAGCCGCGCTCGGCGATCTTGCGATACAGGTCGGCGTTGTCGGACGGATAGACGTCGTCCACGCCGCCGCCCAGAACGGCGACCGTGCCGGTGTCCAGAGCGCCAAGGTGCGCCGCCGCATCGACCCCGCGCGCGAGGCCCGAGACGACGACGTGACCGCTTTCACCCAGTTGTTGCGCCAGTCCGCGCGCGATCTGCTGGCCGCCGGCCGAGGCGATGCGCGCGCCGACGATGGCCATGCAGGGCCGCCGCATCAGCGCCGGGTCGCCAAGGGTCCACAGCAAAGGCGGCGGCGGATCGACGGCGGCGAGGGCTTCGGGATAGTCGGCCTCGCCCCACAGGATCAGTTGCGCGCCGATGCGGGCGCCCGCCTCAAGCTCGGCCTCGACGGCGTCGGGCGCAGGTATGGCGTAACCAGTGCGTCCCCGATTGCGGATCAGATCGGGCAGGGCGTCTAGAGCGTGCTCGGCCGAACCGTACCGCTGGAGCAACTGGGAAAAGGCCACGGGGCCGACGCGGTCGGTCCGGGCGAGCCGGAGGCGGGCGAAACGCTCTGCCTCCGACAGGGGCGTCACGCCTTCTTCGCCCCGATCTTGGGCTCGGCGCCTTTGAGCAGGCGGCCGATGTTCTCATGGTGGCGGATGAAGATCAGCACGGCGGTGAAGACCGCCAGGACCAGGATGGGCGCAGGCGCAGGCAGGCCCAGCGCGGGCAGGGGCAGCAGGGCGTAGAGCGGCGTGAGCGCCGCCGCCGCCAGGGCCGACAGCGAGGAGTAGCGCAGGGCGAACGCCATGATCAGCCAGGTCGCCGCCGCCAGCAGGCCCAGCGGCCAGCACGCGGCCAGGATCAGGCCGAAGAAGGTCGCCACCCCCTTGCCGCCCTTGAACCCCAGCCAGACCGGGAAAAGGTGGCCCAGAAAGGCCGCGCCCCCGGCCATGGCGCCGGCGACGTCCGTTCCCAGCAGATGCCGCGCGATCAGCAGGGCGACCGCGCCCTTGCCCGCATCCAGGATCAGGGTGGCGATAGCCAGATCCTTGCGCCCGGTGCGCAGGACGTTGGTCGCGCCGATGTTGCCCGAACCGATGTTGCGCACGTCGCCCGCACCCGCCGCGCGGGTCAGGATGACGCCGAAGGGAATGGAGCCCAGCAGGTATCCGCCAATAGCCACAAGCCCGAGCGTAAGGAGCGCCGGCCCCGCCAGATCCTGCAAGTGATTCGCTCCCCTTAACGTGCGTCGTGGACGATGCGGCCCGAAACGACGGTGAGCAAGACCTTCCCTTGCAGTCGCCGCCCGTCAAAGGGCGAATTCTTCGATTTGGAGCGAAGCGTCGCGGCGTCGATCACCACCG
Above is a window of Brevundimonas naejangsanensis DNA encoding:
- the dprA gene encoding DNA-processing protein DprA, yielding MTPLSEAERFARLRLARTDRVGPVAFSQLLQRYGSAEHALDALPDLIRNRGRTGYAIPAPDAVEAELEAGARIGAQLILWGEADYPEALAAVDPPPPLLWTLGDPALMRRPCMAIVGARIASAGGQQIARGLAQQLGESGHVVVSGLARGVDAAAHLGALDTGTVAVLGGGVDDVYPSDNADLYRKIAERGCIVSESPVGARAQARDFPRRNRIISGLSRGVVVVEAEIRSGSLITARLAGEQGRDVFAVPGSPLDPRSRGPNELLRQGAILCEGMEDIERAFASLRTLRESPADSPFDAGRPDQIEDDVLERVEALLSPSPVSRDELARAARLSIAETAAALLELDLAGRATLLPGGMASV
- the plsY gene encoding glycerol-3-phosphate 1-O-acyltransferase PlsY produces the protein MQDLAGPALLTLGLVAIGGYLLGSIPFGVILTRAAGAGDVRNIGSGNIGATNVLRTGRKDLAIATLILDAGKGAVALLIARHLLGTDVAGAMAGGAAFLGHLFPVWLGFKGGKGVATFFGLILAACWPLGLLAAATWLIMAFALRYSSLSALAAAALTPLYALLPLPALGLPAPAPILVLAVFTAVLIFIRHHENIGRLLKGAEPKIGAKKA